A region of Aquarana catesbeiana isolate 2022-GZ linkage group LG08, ASM4218655v1, whole genome shotgun sequence DNA encodes the following proteins:
- the LOC141105359 gene encoding membrane-spanning 4-domains subfamily A member 4A-like, with amino-acid sequence MSSTQFGTKSENSNFSQSNPGAPPPAQWNVPPGSPGHNLSPNPQMWNAPTLQQWNNPTIIPPMTQSTTFHQVFLEGKPKTLGKILIVVGILHLGMGIGLIFTASYTAVYSGIPFWGPVFNIIAGSLSVGAVSKPSMSLIKGSLGLCIIISIFSLVGLILNIVDYFVLYYCYGSYYECNNLVIGGHVLRGFFIFTYLLQFSVSVSLSVFGCRAVSNPTPPAQVFVVQSCPAALQPSAVPGSYPVYPSQQPPPYMTQSGMGDGPTA; translated from the exons ATGTCTTCAACCCAGTTCGGTACCAAATCGGAGAATAGTAATTTTTCACAATCCAATCCTGGTGCCCCCCCACCTGCCCAGTGGAATGTTCCTCCAGGTTCCCCTGGACATAATTTATCTCCTAACCCTCAAATGTGGAATGCTCCCACTCTTCAGCAATGGAACAATCCAACAATTATACCACCAATGACTCAGTCAACTACATTCCATCAAGTATTTCTGGAGGGCAAACCAAAAACTCTCGGG AAAATCCTGATTGTTGTTGGCATCTTACACCTTGGGATGGGTATTGGTCTAATTTTCACAGCCTCCTATACTGCGGTGTACAGTGGAATCCCATTCTGGGGACCTGTTTTT AACATTATTGCAGGGTCATTGTCAGTGGGAGCTGTGTCCAAGCCTTCCATGTCTCTG ATAAAAGGCTCCCTGGGCTTGTGCATTATAATATCCATTTTCTCTCTTGTTGGACTGATACTGAACATTGTGGATTACTTTGTTTTATATTACTGCTATGGTTCTTATTATGAATGTAATAATTTAGTT atTGGAGGTCATGTTCTTCgtggattttttattttcacatatctGCTGCAGTTCTCTGTTTCCGTTAGCCTTTCTGTGTTTGGCTGTCGAGCTGTCTCAAATCCAACACCTCCCGCCCAG GTATTTGTGGTACAGAGCTGTCCTGCAGCTCTGCAACCATCAGCAGTTCCTGGATCCTATCCTGTCTACCCTTCACAACAACCACCCCCTTACATGACGCAAAGTGGGATGGGTGATGGACCAACAGCGTAA